A single region of the Aedes aegypti strain LVP_AGWG unplaced genomic scaffold, AaegL5.0 Primary Assembly AGWG_AaegL5_hic_scaff_304_PBJ_arrow, whole genome shotgun sequence genome encodes:
- the LOC110681054 gene encoding uncharacterized protein LOC110681054, whose translation MKLHNTMKVALVFVAIFGLASAQRDDSLKVVETMALLPEAYRELQKFVVSVVADAKHNSSDVIYEFHREVYLAKDTFLRSAISLEMNTLYHLNNQPLQVDASCLSLLRSSADLNLQVSGVGFTNCILDVDARLNAEIQQVFNQLQLNESAYIQFSLYDAFAGRNIFQNPQDINDQLYLKLAQLQQTPTELVTQLSALVTDFRTRLEVARATYRQCLTVNNQVFQTAVDLILIQLQQICKGSLVASPTLPTTPALTTIITTPPFEVVPTEPPTVQQDEYVLG comes from the exons ATGAAACTGCACAATACGATGAAAGTGGCTCTCGTATTCGTAGCCATATTCGGg ttgGCATCCGCTCAGAGAGATGATTCACTGAAGGTGGTAGAGACGATGGCCCTTCTACCCGAGGCCTATCGTGAGCTGCAGAAATTTGTAGTTTCTGTCGTAGCAGATGCCAAACACAACAGCTCTGACGTGATCTACGAATTCCACAGGGAGGTGTACCTCGCGAAAGACACTTTTCTGCGATCGGCCATAAGCCTAGAAATGAATACTTTGTACCATCTGAACAACCAACCACTGCAGGTGGATGCAAGCTGTTTGAGTCTCCTACGAAGCAGCGCAGATTTGAATCTTCAAGTGTCTGGCGTTGGTTTTACGAACTGTATCCTTGACGTCGATGCACGATTAAACGCCGAAATTCAGCAAGTGTTCAATCAACTTCAACTGAATGAATCCGCTTATATTCAGTTCAGTCTTTATGATGCCTTCGCGGGACGAAACATTTTCCAAAACCCTCAAGACATTAACGATCAGTTATATCTCAAGCTGGCTCAGTTGCAGCAAACTCCGACTGAGCTCGTTACTCAATTGAGTGCTCTTGTCACAGATTTTCGAACACGATTGGAAGTGGCTCGTGCTACCTACCGACAGTGCTTAACGGTTAATAATCAGGTGTTCCAAACGgctgttgatttgattttgattcaactACAACAAATCTGCAAAGGATCCCTTGTTGCCTCACCGACTTTACCAACAACACCGGCGCTTACAACAATCATTACCACACCACCATTCGAAGTAGTTCCCACAGAGCCGCCAACAGTACAGCAGGATGAGTACGTGCTGGGTTAA